A part of Desulfofundulus salinus genomic DNA contains:
- the dxs gene encoding 1-deoxy-D-xylulose-5-phosphate synthase: MGDLLSTINSPADLRSLDMAGLQQLASEIRQEIIETVAKNGGHLAPNLGVVELTLALHRVFQTPRDKIVWDVGHQSYVHKLVTGRRPVFHTLRQFGGISGFPRPQESEHDAFGTGHSSTSISAALGLALARDLKGDNYSVVAVIGDGALTGGMAFEALNHAGHHKTNLIVVLNDNEMSIAPNVGGLAKYLSRLRTDPMYSKGKEELEQLLKRIPAIGPRVVKAVERVKDSLKYLVVPGMFFEELGFIYLGPIDGHNIQAMINVFQQAKTTRGPVLVHVLTRKGRGYPPAEENADKFHGVGPFEVKTGQVIKKPGQPPSYTEVFGRTLVELGRRDKRIVAITAAMPSGTGLDHFAAAFPERFYDVGIAEQHAVTLGAGLAAGGLRPVVAIYSTFLQRAYDQVLHDVCLQNLPVTFALDRAGLVGEDGATHHGVFDFAYLRSIPNLVLMAPGDENELRQMLKTALDYPGPAVLRYPRSAGTGCPLDEKIISLPVGKARVLREGDDITLLAVGTMVSLVEEAASLLEQQGIHATVINARFVKPLDEECITRYALRTRRVVTIEEHVLQGGFGSAVLELLGDRGLRNVQVIRLGIPDEFIEHGSRAVLLARCGLTVEGLVNTVLQALGARRARTKVKIGVQWP; encoded by the coding sequence ATGGGAGACTTGCTTTCGACAATTAACTCTCCGGCGGATCTACGCTCTCTGGATATGGCCGGTTTACAGCAGCTTGCTTCCGAAATCCGGCAGGAGATTATCGAAACAGTGGCCAAAAACGGCGGCCACCTGGCCCCCAATCTGGGGGTGGTGGAACTTACCCTGGCATTACACCGGGTTTTTCAAACCCCCCGGGATAAAATTGTCTGGGATGTAGGCCACCAGTCCTATGTGCACAAGCTGGTTACCGGCCGCCGTCCGGTTTTTCATACACTGCGCCAGTTTGGGGGCATCAGCGGTTTTCCCAGACCCCAGGAGAGCGAACATGATGCCTTTGGCACCGGGCATAGCAGCACCTCCATTTCCGCAGCTTTAGGTTTGGCCCTGGCCCGGGACCTGAAGGGCGACAATTACTCCGTGGTAGCGGTGATTGGGGACGGGGCGTTGACTGGGGGTATGGCCTTTGAGGCCTTAAACCATGCCGGCCACCATAAGACCAATTTAATCGTTGTCTTAAATGACAACGAGATGTCCATTGCCCCCAATGTAGGAGGGCTTGCTAAATACTTGAGCCGCCTCCGCACCGATCCCATGTATTCCAAAGGCAAGGAAGAGCTGGAACAGCTTTTAAAGCGCATTCCAGCCATTGGTCCCCGCGTGGTTAAAGCGGTGGAGCGGGTAAAGGACTCCCTGAAATATCTGGTAGTACCCGGCATGTTTTTCGAGGAACTCGGCTTCATCTACCTGGGGCCGATTGACGGGCACAATATCCAGGCCATGATCAATGTCTTCCAGCAGGCCAAAACCACCAGAGGACCCGTACTGGTACACGTGCTCACCCGCAAGGGGCGGGGTTACCCGCCGGCGGAGGAGAATGCCGATAAATTTCACGGGGTTGGTCCGTTTGAAGTTAAAACGGGCCAGGTAATTAAAAAGCCGGGGCAGCCTCCCTCTTATACCGAGGTATTTGGGCGCACCCTGGTGGAACTGGGACGCCGGGACAAGCGCATTGTAGCCATTACCGCAGCCATGCCTTCCGGTACCGGTTTGGATCATTTTGCCGCTGCCTTTCCCGAACGGTTCTATGATGTTGGTATTGCCGAACAACACGCCGTTACCCTGGGCGCGGGCCTGGCGGCTGGCGGATTAAGGCCCGTAGTGGCTATTTATTCTACCTTTTTGCAAAGGGCCTACGACCAGGTGCTCCACGATGTCTGCCTGCAAAACCTGCCCGTAACCTTTGCCCTTGACCGGGCAGGTCTGGTCGGAGAAGACGGAGCTACCCATCACGGCGTGTTTGATTTTGCTTATCTGAGATCCATTCCCAACCTGGTGCTTATGGCTCCCGGGGACGAAAATGAGCTGCGCCAGATGTTAAAAACGGCGCTGGATTACCCGGGACCGGCGGTTTTGCGCTATCCCCGGAGTGCCGGTACGGGGTGCCCGCTGGATGAAAAAATTATCTCCCTGCCGGTGGGGAAGGCCCGGGTGCTCCGGGAAGGAGACGACATCACCCTGTTAGCCGTGGGCACCATGGTTTCCCTGGTCGAGGAGGCGGCTTCCCTTTTGGAACAGCAGGGCATCCATGCCACGGTGATCAACGCCCGGTTCGTCAAGCCACTGGATGAGGAATGTATTACCCGCTATGCCCTGCGCACCCGGCGGGTGGTTACCATCGAGGAGCACGTCCTGCAGGGAGGATTCGGCAGCGCCGTCCTGGAACTGCTTGGGGACAGAGGGTTGCGCAACGTCCAGGTCATTCGCCTGGGAATTCCCGATGAGTTTATCGAGCACGGCAGCCGGGCCGTTTTGCTGGCCCGTTGCGGCCTGACCGTGGAAGGGTTGGTCAATACCGTATTACAGGCCCTGGGGGCGCGCAGGGCAAGAACAAAGGTAAAAATTGGAGTGCAATGGCCATGA
- a CDS encoding TlyA family RNA methyltransferase, whose protein sequence is MTAARQRLDLLLVERGLFASREKARAAVMAGQVRVDGQPVDKPGRLVDPRSQIEVTGQMPYVSRGGLKLEKAIHSFQLDFTGRVVLDVGASHGGFTDCALQHGARLVIAVDVGYGQMAWKLRCDPRVVLLERTNIRYLQPQDLPYLADIAVVDVSFISLEKVLPKLQELTTSDALGVALIKPQFEAGRERVGKKGVVRDPAVHREVITAVCRVIKGLGWGVRGLDFSPIKGPEGNIEFLVCFHRKAPDQVDLSSTIPAVVARAHAELDAGNGD, encoded by the coding sequence ATGACCGCCGCCAGGCAGCGCCTGGATTTGTTGCTGGTGGAACGGGGACTTTTTGCCAGCAGGGAAAAAGCCAGGGCTGCGGTGATGGCCGGCCAGGTACGGGTGGACGGGCAACCGGTGGATAAGCCCGGCCGGCTGGTGGACCCCCGGAGCCAGATTGAGGTTACCGGGCAGATGCCTTACGTCAGCCGCGGCGGTTTAAAACTGGAAAAAGCCATTCATAGCTTTCAGCTGGATTTTACCGGCCGGGTAGTTCTGGACGTGGGGGCATCCCACGGCGGATTTACCGACTGTGCCCTGCAGCATGGTGCCCGCCTTGTTATTGCTGTGGATGTGGGATACGGTCAGATGGCCTGGAAGCTCCGCTGCGACCCCCGGGTGGTACTCCTGGAGCGCACCAACATCCGTTACCTGCAGCCGCAAGACCTGCCTTACCTGGCTGATATAGCGGTGGTAGATGTTTCTTTTATTTCCCTGGAGAAGGTACTGCCCAAACTGCAGGAACTGACCACCAGCGATGCCCTGGGTGTAGCGCTCATTAAACCCCAATTTGAGGCCGGACGGGAAAGGGTGGGCAAAAAGGGAGTGGTACGGGACCCGGCGGTGCACCGGGAAGTCATTACTGCCGTTTGCCGGGTCATTAAAGGTCTGGGGTGGGGCGTACGGGGTCTCGATTTTTCGCCCATTAAGGGTCCGGAGGGCAATATCGAGTTTTTGGTTTGTTTTCACCGGAAGGCCCCCGACCAGGTAGACCTCTCTTCCACCATCCCGGCGGTGGTGGCCCGGGCCCACGCCGAACTTGACGCCGGTAACGGGGATTAG
- a CDS encoding NAD(+)/NADH kinase — protein MKTIGLVVNLGKQRVAPLVEQIVDWLTARGCRVVMTGDAATALGRPELGIPREQLVEETEILLVLGGDGTLLRCARESAPRGIPLLGINLGHLGFLTEIDVPELLPGLEKLLAGRYTIEERMMLEARVIREGLTVERVIGLNDAVITKGAFARLIFLETYVNDDFVSTYPADGLIVATPTGSTAYSLSAGGPLVTPELDLMVVTPICPHSLWARPLVINAASRVRVIVRSKQGEVMLTVDGQQGCKLKFNDTVLVQQSAHRARLIRLKNRSFFYLLRQKLSEGERLNGC, from the coding sequence ATGAAAACCATCGGCCTGGTGGTTAACCTGGGTAAACAAAGGGTAGCTCCCCTGGTGGAACAAATTGTTGACTGGCTGACTGCACGGGGTTGCCGGGTGGTGATGACCGGTGATGCGGCCACCGCCCTGGGCCGGCCCGAACTGGGTATCCCCCGGGAACAGCTCGTTGAGGAAACCGAAATTCTGCTGGTGCTGGGTGGCGACGGTACCCTGCTGCGCTGTGCCCGGGAATCCGCTCCCCGGGGTATACCGCTTCTGGGAATCAATCTTGGCCATCTCGGTTTTCTAACCGAAATTGATGTTCCGGAACTTTTACCCGGTTTGGAGAAACTTTTAGCCGGCCGGTACACCATTGAGGAGCGGATGATGCTTGAGGCCAGGGTTATCCGGGAGGGACTTACAGTAGAGCGGGTTATTGGTTTAAACGACGCGGTCATTACCAAAGGAGCCTTTGCCCGGCTGATTTTTCTGGAAACCTATGTTAACGATGATTTCGTCAGCACCTATCCAGCCGATGGCCTGATTGTAGCCACTCCTACCGGTTCCACGGCCTATTCCCTTTCTGCTGGCGGTCCTCTGGTTACCCCGGAGCTGGACCTGATGGTGGTCACCCCCATCTGTCCCCATTCCCTCTGGGCACGGCCACTGGTCATTAACGCTGCCAGCCGCGTGCGGGTGATTGTTCGCTCGAAACAGGGGGAAGTAATGTTAACGGTTGATGGCCAGCAGGGCTGCAAATTGAAGTTCAATGACACGGTGCTCGTACAACAATCGGCCCATCGTGCCCGGTTGATCCGGTTGAAAAACCGCAGCTTTTTCTATCTCTTGCGCCAGAAGCTAAGTGAGGGTGAGCGTCTGAATGGTTGCTAG
- a CDS encoding class I SAM-dependent methyltransferase, which produces MVARSASAVQWAQSFIAPVLVPGCLAVDATAGNGQDTLFLARGVGPQGKVFAFDIQLQALEKTREQLAGAGLLDRVILLAADHREMAAHVPGAVKAVMFNLGYLPGGDHRIITRPESTLEALKAALSLLASGGRISLVVYTGHPGATEELKVVEEFTRDLSSRQYTVVRLSFWNRSSKAPVVVLLEKAGAET; this is translated from the coding sequence ATGGTTGCTAGAAGTGCCAGTGCTGTCCAGTGGGCGCAAAGCTTTATTGCTCCGGTGCTGGTGCCCGGCTGCCTGGCGGTGGACGCCACCGCAGGTAACGGTCAGGACACGTTGTTCCTGGCCCGGGGTGTGGGGCCGCAGGGGAAGGTTTTTGCCTTTGACATTCAGCTCCAGGCCCTGGAAAAAACCAGGGAACAGCTGGCCGGGGCCGGTTTGCTGGACCGGGTGATCCTGCTGGCCGCGGACCACCGGGAAATGGCCGCCCATGTTCCCGGTGCCGTGAAGGCAGTTATGTTTAACCTGGGCTATCTGCCCGGCGGGGACCACCGGATCATCACCCGGCCCGAATCCACCCTGGAAGCGCTCAAAGCGGCCCTGTCCCTTTTAGCTTCCGGAGGGCGTATTTCCCTGGTGGTTTATACGGGGCATCCGGGCGCCACAGAGGAACTAAAGGTTGTGGAGGAGTTCACCCGGGATCTTTCTTCCCGGCAATATACGGTGGTAAGGCTATCCTTCTGGAATCGTTCTTCAAAGGCGCCGGTAGTAGTCCTTTTGGAAAAGGCGGGTGCAGAAACGTGA
- the argR gene encoding arginine repressor, protein MKARRQRQILEIIRQQVIETQEELAEALRAAGFPVTQATVSRDIRELGLVKVPGENNTFRYAAPGETPPLRRYERLKRLLRSSVQFIDFSENLVVVKTLPGEAQGVASAIDQAAWPEIIGTVAGDDTILIVVKPKKLVTTVLQRLNQLARG, encoded by the coding sequence GTGAAGGCCCGGCGGCAAAGGCAAATCCTTGAGATTATCCGCCAGCAGGTTATCGAAACCCAGGAAGAACTGGCGGAGGCCCTGCGGGCCGCCGGGTTTCCCGTTACCCAGGCCACCGTGTCCCGGGATATCCGGGAGCTGGGATTGGTCAAGGTGCCCGGAGAGAACAATACCTTTCGCTATGCTGCTCCCGGTGAAACGCCTCCTTTAAGACGGTATGAACGGTTGAAGAGACTTCTGCGCAGCTCGGTACAGTTCATCGATTTTAGTGAAAACCTGGTGGTGGTTAAAACACTGCCGGGCGAAGCTCAGGGTGTAGCTTCGGCCATTGACCAGGCGGCCTGGCCGGAAATTATCGGTACCGTGGCCGGGGACGATACCATTTTGATTGTAGTTAAACCGAAAAAACTGGTAACTACAGTTTTGCAACGCTTAAATCAGCTGGCCAGGGGGTGA
- the recN gene encoding DNA repair protein RecN, whose product MLVSLDIQDFGLIDRQTIEFTPGLNVLTGETGAGKSIVVEALQVALGGRAWAEFIRTGKERARVAAVFEVHPLAVLKEKLKAWGIPLEDDGILVMARELARSGRNICRLNGQVVALSVYREAGQHLVDIHGQHESQSLFNPDHHRDLLDRFGGLWSLRQEVAEIYHRWRDLTSQLEELRHGARDRLHRLDMLTYQVQEIDRARLLPEEEEALTQERNRLANAEKIAALAGRCYQALHGGEEGIPAVMDLLGRACRDLEELSRLDPDLSSLASSLDGVLYQVEDVARELARYRDGVEFNPSRLQEVEERLSRIRDLKRKYGDSVEEILRYREEAAAELELLASSEENTAALEDEIKLWEERWQQKALDLSRARREHARKLEEAVARELADLEMGNVEFQVLFEDLSQPSATGRERVEFLISPNPGEPLRPLARIASGGELSRVMLAMRAILATVDELPTLVFDEVDAGIGGRTLVAVAEKLADIAGHRQVVCVTHAAQIASFARTHFSISKEVRAGQTTTRVRRLDEEGRLAELARMLGGREADGLARDHARHLLEQARERIEIARKKTC is encoded by the coding sequence TTGCTAGTTTCCCTGGATATTCAGGATTTTGGCCTCATTGACCGGCAGACCATTGAATTTACTCCCGGATTAAATGTGCTCACCGGGGAAACGGGTGCGGGAAAATCCATAGTTGTGGAGGCCCTGCAGGTGGCCCTGGGCGGCAGGGCGTGGGCGGAATTTATCCGGACGGGTAAGGAAAGGGCCAGGGTTGCGGCAGTTTTTGAGGTTCACCCGTTAGCTGTGCTGAAGGAAAAGCTAAAGGCGTGGGGAATCCCGCTGGAAGACGACGGGATACTGGTCATGGCCCGGGAACTGGCCCGGAGCGGGCGCAACATTTGCCGGTTAAACGGGCAGGTGGTTGCTCTAAGCGTCTACCGGGAAGCGGGCCAGCATCTGGTGGATATCCACGGCCAGCACGAAAGCCAGTCGCTCTTTAACCCCGATCACCACAGGGATCTTCTGGATCGTTTCGGAGGGTTGTGGTCCTTGCGGCAAGAGGTAGCCGAAATCTACCACAGGTGGCGTGATCTTACATCTCAACTGGAGGAACTCCGCCACGGTGCGAGGGACAGGCTGCACCGCCTGGACATGCTTACATATCAGGTCCAGGAGATTGATCGTGCCCGCCTCTTGCCGGAGGAAGAGGAAGCACTCACCCAGGAACGCAACCGGCTGGCCAATGCCGAGAAGATTGCGGCCCTGGCCGGCCGGTGTTATCAGGCCCTGCACGGGGGAGAGGAAGGCATCCCGGCGGTAATGGATCTCCTGGGCCGGGCCTGCCGGGACCTGGAGGAGCTGTCCCGCCTGGATCCTGACCTTTCATCCCTGGCATCATCCCTGGACGGCGTCTTATACCAGGTGGAGGATGTGGCGCGGGAACTGGCCCGTTACCGGGACGGGGTGGAATTTAACCCCAGCCGGCTACAGGAAGTGGAGGAGAGACTTTCCCGTATTCGCGATCTCAAGCGCAAGTATGGTGATAGTGTGGAGGAAATCCTGCGTTACCGTGAAGAGGCGGCAGCCGAGCTGGAGTTACTGGCTTCCAGCGAGGAAAATACGGCGGCGCTGGAGGATGAGATCAAACTCTGGGAAGAACGCTGGCAGCAAAAGGCACTGGACCTGTCCCGGGCCCGCCGGGAGCATGCCCGGAAACTGGAAGAGGCGGTGGCCCGGGAACTGGCGGATCTGGAAATGGGGAATGTAGAGTTCCAGGTTCTCTTTGAAGATCTGAGCCAGCCTTCCGCCACCGGGCGGGAACGCGTGGAGTTTCTGATCTCTCCCAATCCGGGGGAACCCCTGCGTCCCCTGGCCAGAATTGCTTCCGGGGGTGAGTTGTCCCGGGTGATGCTGGCCATGCGCGCCATCCTGGCTACAGTGGATGAGTTGCCCACCCTGGTTTTTGACGAAGTAGATGCGGGCATCGGTGGGAGGACCCTGGTGGCCGTGGCCGAAAAGCTGGCCGATATTGCCGGCCACCGTCAGGTGGTATGCGTTACCCACGCGGCCCAGATAGCCAGCTTTGCCCGCACCCACTTCAGCATTTCCAAAGAAGTCCGGGCCGGTCAAACCACCACCCGGGTGAGAAGGCTTGATGAGGAAGGCCGCCTGGCGGAGCTGGCCCGCATGCTCGGCGGGCGGGAGGCAGACGGCCTGGCCAGGGATCATGCCCGTCACCTGCTGGAACAGGCCAGGGAAAGGATTGAGATTGCCCGGAAGAAGACCTGTTAA